The following coding sequences lie in one Cyanobacterium sp. Dongsha4 genomic window:
- a CDS encoding class I SAM-dependent methyltransferase translates to MTIQTLNLTPQLYEYLLSVSLKEASILKEIREKSSTHPLSKMQIAPEQAQFISLLVKLLGVKKILEIGVFFGYSSTAMALALPEDGQLIACENNPEFAETARQHWQKASLENKVILRLGSALETLDALKQEGYNEKFDLIFIDADKSNYYNYYEKSLNLLRKGGLMIIDNVLWHGRVANPEINDNRTKRMREFNRRLFEDERIELSLLPIGDGLTLVRKS, encoded by the coding sequence ATGACGATTCAAACTCTTAATCTTACTCCTCAACTTTATGAATATTTATTATCCGTTTCTTTAAAAGAAGCATCTATTCTCAAGGAAATAAGGGAAAAAAGCTCAACCCACCCCCTCAGCAAAATGCAAATAGCTCCAGAACAAGCACAGTTTATCTCTTTATTGGTAAAATTATTAGGGGTTAAAAAGATTCTTGAAATAGGAGTATTTTTCGGTTACAGTTCCACTGCGATGGCATTAGCTTTACCCGAAGATGGACAACTCATCGCCTGTGAGAATAATCCCGAATTTGCCGAAACTGCCCGTCAACATTGGCAAAAAGCCTCTTTAGAAAACAAAGTCATTCTCCGTTTAGGTTCAGCTTTAGAAACCTTAGACGCATTAAAACAAGAAGGATATAACGAAAAATTTGACCTCATCTTTATCGATGCCGATAAGAGTAATTATTATAACTACTATGAAAAATCCCTTAATTTATTAAGAAAAGGGGGATTAATGATTATAGATAACGTATTGTGGCATGGTAGAGTTGCCAATCCTGAAATTAACGATAATCGCACCAAAAGAATGAGAGAATTTAACCGCAGATTGTTTGAAGATGAAAGAATTGAATTGAGTTTACTTCCCATTGGAGATGGATTAACCCTTGTAAGAAAGAGCTAA